Genomic DNA from Mycolicibacterium helvum:
GGTCTACCACCCCCAGCAGTTCATCTACGCGGGTTCGATGTCCGGCTTCCTGAACCCCTCCGAGGGTTCGTGGCCGTTCCTGATCAACATCTCGATGGGTGATGCCGGCGGCTTCAAGGCCAATGACATGTGGGGCCCGACGCAGGATCCCAACAGCGGTTGGAAGCGCAACGACCCGATGGTCCAGATTCCGACCATCGTCGCCAATGGCACCCGCATCTGGATCTACTGCGGTAACGGCCAGCCCGATGAGCTGGGTGGCGGCGACCTGCCGGCCACCTTCCTCGAGGGCCTGACTATTCGCACCAACATCACCTTCCGCGACAACTATCTCGCCGCGGGCGGTAAGAACGGTGTGTTCAACTTCCCCGACAACGGCACCCACAACTGGGCCTACTGGGGTCGCGAGCTTCAGGCGATGAAGCCCGACCTGCAGAAGCACCTGGGCGCTGCCTAAACAGTTCAACGAAAAGCGGGTCGCCGGTCTCAGTGCCGGCGGCCCGCTTTTTTCGTTGTTGATGGGCTAGAACCCGCCGGCGACCCGCACCACCGCGCGGCCGGAGTACTTTCCCGCGCGCACGTGGTCGATGACCGCGACGACATCCTTGACGTCGATCTCGTGGGTGACGTCGTCGAGGTGGCGGGGTTTCAGGTCACCGCCCAGTCGTTCCCACAGCGCCCGGCGCGGGCCGATGGGCAGTTGCACCGAGTCGATGCCTAGCAGCGAGACACCGCGCAGGATGAACGGCATCACGGTGGTGCTGAGGCCCGGGCCACCCGTCAGACCGCTGGCTGCGACGGCGCCGCCGTATTTCAGTGTGCTGATCACATCGGCCAGGGTGGCTCCGCCGACACAGTCGACAGCGCCGGCCCAGCGGGTCTTGCCCAGTGGGCGCGGCTTGGCGTCGGGGTCCTCGGGCAGCCGGCCGATAACGTCGGTGGCGCCCAGCGCCTTGAGGTGCTTGGTGGCCTCTGCCTTGCCGGTAGATGCCACCACGTCGTAGCCGGCAGCGGCGAGGATGTCGACGCTGACGGATCCGACGCCGCCGGTCGCGCCGGTCACCACGATCGGACCATCCTGCGGCGTGACGCCGTGAGCGATGAGCGCTTCGACGCTCATCGCGGCGGTGAAGCCGGCTGTGCCGATCGCCGCGCCTTCCCGTGGCGTCAGCGCGCCGAGCGCGACAACTTGGTCGGCGGGCAGCCGGGCGTACTCGGCGTAGCCGCCGTGGTGTCCGGTGCCGATGTCGTAGCCGTGCGCCAAAACCTGGTCGCCGACCGCGAATTCGGGGGATCGGGATTCCACGACTTCACCGGTGAGGTCGATGCCGGGCACGATCGGATACTGCCGGACCACCCCGCCCCGCGGGGTCAACGCCAGCGCGTCCTTGTAGTTGACGCTGGAATAGGCGACCCGGATGGTTACGTCGCCGGGTGGCAGCTCGGCCGCGTCGAGAGTCTCGATCGCAGCGGTGATCTGATCGCCGTCCTGACGTGCCAGCAGTGCTGTGAAGGAATCCATAGCCAAGACGGTAGCCCCCGTCGACGCCACAGCGGCGATCTCTTGGGTAAGACCGGTAAACCCATTGCGTGCGGCGCTCAGCGCGGGAAGCATTGCCCAGCATGCTCATCCATCCCTGGGACGCCGCACGTGATGCCACCGAATGGCGGGACTGGTTGGCGACGACCGACCGGTTCGGCGTGCTCGCGGTCAACAATGTGGACGGCACTGGAGCCCCGCTGCTGCTGCCTACCCACTTCACCCTGGCCGCCGACGAACTGTTGATCCATCTGGCACGGCCCAATCCGGTCTGGCCGCACCTGGAGGCCGCCGTCGAGGTGCGGCTGGCGGTGATCGGTGACTACGCCTACATCCCGACGTACTGGCGGGCCAGGGCCGGCGGTCCTGACGAAGACGGGGTGCCCACCAGTTACTACGCTTCCGTTCAATTCGTTTGCCGTCCAACCATTGTCGACGATCCGCAGGGCAAGGTCGAGATCCTGACGAGCCAGCTCGACGACTTCCAGCCCGAGGGCCGTCATGCCGAAGTCGCCGTCGGGGAAGACCCCTACGGCCGGATGTTGCCGGGCATCCGCGGCGTGCGGCTTGCCGTGGTGCGGGTGGAGGCCAAGTTCAAATACGACGACGCCAATCCCATCGAGCATCGGCAGCGGGTCATCGGCAGTCTTGAGGAGCGCGACCGCGGGCTCGACGCCGGGGCCGCCGCCCAGCAGCGGCGGCGGCTGTCGATGATCGGCGACTGGCGCACCCGTCGCGACCAGTCCTGACCATTGTGCTGGCTTCCGCCGCGTGTCCGCGCGGCCGGCTGAGCCTCAGTCGTCGACAGAGTCGGCAAGGCGGTGCAGCAGGTCGGTGAGGACCAGTTGCTCTGCGGCGGACAGGATGGAAAACAGTTCGTGCGCGGCGGCGGTGTAGGCGGTCGCCCAGGTTTCGGCCTGGCGCCGCCCCGCGGTGGTGGTCTGCAACCGGGTGACCCGGCGATCCGAGTCGTCGGCGAAGCGCTCGACGAGACCCTCGCGGACAAGCGCGTCGATCAGCGTCGATGCGGTGCCTTGGGTGATGCCGACCGCGCGAGCCAGATCGGTGAGGCGCACCGGACCGCAGCGATTCACCTCGAAAAGGACCTTCGAGCGGGGGGTCGATACTCCCTGGTCGCCGAGTCGCTCGTCGAGGGCGCGGACGAGTGTCTTACCGGCGCGGCCGAACGCGTCGGCAAGTTCGACGGCCTGCTGACGGGAATCGGAGTCGCGGGCTGAGCTTGAAATCTGGCGTCACCTCCCAGGGTTGACAGGAGCCTATCGCGCCAGCAATATAGTTTGATATCGAACAATTCGATCTCAACCTATTTCGTGAGAATGGAGTGACTGGCATGCAACGCTTTCCGCTGGCCGGCTACAACGTCCATCGCGTCGGATTCGGCGCCATGCAGCTTCCCGGGCCGGGTGTATTCGGACCGCCGCGCGACCGCGAGCAGGCACTGGCCGTGCTGCGCCGGGCCGTCGATGCCGGCGTCGACCACATCGACACCTCACAGTTCTACGGCCCGGACGTGGCCAATGAGCTGATCCGGGAGGCGTTGCATCCCTATGCCGACACCCTGGCGCTGGTGAGCAAGGTCGGCGCCCGCCGCGACGACCAGGGAGGCTGGCTGCCCGACAACGATCCCCACCGGTTGCGTGCGGGCATCGAGGAGAACCTGCGCACCCTCGGCGTCGACCGGCTGGCCGCGGTCAACCTACGGGTGATGGAGTCCGAACCCGATGCGTTGTTCACCGACCAGCTCGGCGCCATGATCACCGCCCGCGACGAGGGGCTGATCGCCGGGATCGGGCTGAGCAACGTCAGCCACGAGCAACTGCTGCATGCCCTGGAGCTCACCGACGTCGTGTGCGTGCAGAACCCGTTCAACCTCGTGGACCGCACATCGCAGCCCGTGCTCGATGAGTGCATCGCCCGTGATATCGCGTTTGTGCCGTTCTTCCCGCTCGGCTCGGCGTTCCATGAGGTGAACCCGGTGTTGACGCATCACCTCATCGAAGGCGCCGCCAAGCGGCTGGGGTACACCCCGGCGCAGATCGCGCTGGCGTGGACGCTCGGTGTCGCCGACAACGTGCTTCTCATCCCGGGCACGTCGTCGCTGGGGCACCTGGAGGAGAACCTTGCGGTCGCCGACATCGAACTCGACGAGGAAACTCAGCGCGAGCTGACCGCCGTCGCCTGATTACTTCAGCTCGGTCGACGACAGCCCGAGCAGCCGGCGGGCCACCACCAGCTGCTGGATCTGCTGGGTGCCTTCGAAGATGTCGAGGATCTTTGAGTCGCGAGCCCATTTCTCCAGCAGGGTCTGCTCGGAATAGCCTGCCGTTCCGGCCAATTCGACGGTCTTGAGGGTGATGTCGCTGGCCACCCTGGCGGCCTTTGCCTTACCCATCGACGCTTCTTTGGAGTTCGGGATCGCGTTGTCGGCTTGCCACGCTGACCGCACGGTCAAGAGGTAGCCGGCCTCCCAATCGGCCTCCATGCGAAGGAATTCCGCGGCGGCGGCGCTCTGCGCGTGGGCGGGCTTATCGTAGGAGATCTCCACACCAGCTTCGGTGAGTATCGCGCGGAGTTCCTCGAGTGCGGCCCGCGCCACTCCGACGGCCATCGCCGCCACGATCGGCCGGGTGCTGTCGAAGGTCTCCATGACCCCGGCAAAACCCTTCTCGACGTGGATCTCTGGGTCGCCGAGCAGATTCGTTTTCGGGATGCGGGCGTTGTCGAAACGGATCACCGCGGTGTCGGAGGCTTTGATGCCGAGCTTGTGCTCGAGGCGCTCGACGGTGACCCCCGGGTGCTCGCGCGGGACGATGAACGACTTGATGGCCGCGCGGCCCTTGGACTTGTCCAGCGTCGCCCACACCACGATATGGCTGGCCCGGGATCCGGCGGTGACGAAGATCTTCTCACCGTTTATCACGTATTCGTCGCCATCGAGGACCGCAGTAGTGGACACCGCCGCCGAGTCCGAACCGAACGACGGCTCGGTGATCGCCATTGCGGCCCAGACATTTTTGCCCAGGCTCTCCA
This window encodes:
- a CDS encoding acyl-CoA dehydrogenase family protein, whose protein sequence is MAINLEMPRKLEAVIEKAHQAAAEMLRPISRKYDVAEHAYPVELDTLATLFEGMSEANTISFAGTEAFRDSDDGPKGNVNGGNMSALLNALEISWGDIALLLSVPRQGLGNAAISGVATDEQLESLGKNVWAAMAITEPSFGSDSAAVSTTAVLDGDEYVINGEKIFVTAGSRASHIVVWATLDKSKGRAAIKSFIVPREHPGVTVERLEHKLGIKASDTAVIRFDNARIPKTNLLGDPEIHVEKGFAGVMETFDSTRPIVAAMAVGVARAALEELRAILTEAGVEISYDKPAHAQSAAAAEFLRMEADWEAGYLLTVRSAWQADNAIPNSKEASMGKAKAARVASDITLKTVELAGTAGYSEQTLLEKWARDSKILDIFEGTQQIQQLVVARRLLGLSSTELK
- a CDS encoding MarR family winged helix-turn-helix transcriptional regulator; the encoded protein is MNRCGPVRLTDLARAVGITQGTASTLIDALVREGLVERFADDSDRRVTRLQTTTAGRRQAETWATAYTAAAHELFSILSAAEQLVLTDLLHRLADSVDD
- a CDS encoding oxidoreductase; translated protein: MDSFTALLARQDGDQITAAIETLDAAELPPGDVTIRVAYSSVNYKDALALTPRGGVVRQYPIVPGIDLTGEVVESRSPEFAVGDQVLAHGYDIGTGHHGGYAEYARLPADQVVALGALTPREGAAIGTAGFTAAMSVEALIAHGVTPQDGPIVVTGATGGVGSVSVDILAAAGYDVVASTGKAEATKHLKALGATDVIGRLPEDPDAKPRPLGKTRWAGAVDCVGGATLADVISTLKYGGAVAASGLTGGPGLSTTVMPFILRGVSLLGIDSVQLPIGPRRALWERLGGDLKPRHLDDVTHEIDVKDVVAVIDHVRAGKYSGRAVVRVAGGF
- a CDS encoding oxidoreductase, yielding MQRFPLAGYNVHRVGFGAMQLPGPGVFGPPRDREQALAVLRRAVDAGVDHIDTSQFYGPDVANELIREALHPYADTLALVSKVGARRDDQGGWLPDNDPHRLRAGIEENLRTLGVDRLAAVNLRVMESEPDALFTDQLGAMITARDEGLIAGIGLSNVSHEQLLHALELTDVVCVQNPFNLVDRTSQPVLDECIARDIAFVPFFPLGSAFHEVNPVLTHHLIEGAAKRLGYTPAQIALAWTLGVADNVLLIPGTSSLGHLEENLAVADIELDEETQRELTAVA
- a CDS encoding FMN-binding negative transcriptional regulator codes for the protein MLIHPWDAARDATEWRDWLATTDRFGVLAVNNVDGTGAPLLLPTHFTLAADELLIHLARPNPVWPHLEAAVEVRLAVIGDYAYIPTYWRARAGGPDEDGVPTSYYASVQFVCRPTIVDDPQGKVEILTSQLDDFQPEGRHAEVAVGEDPYGRMLPGIRGVRLAVVRVEAKFKYDDANPIEHRQRVIGSLEERDRGLDAGAAAQQRRRLSMIGDWRTRRDQS